A genomic stretch from Mycobacterium malmoense includes:
- a CDS encoding cytochrome P450 — translation MSDYDSIDFFTDPSLVPDPHPYFDYLRGQNPVLRLPHHGAVAVTGYEEASEVYKDADTFSNIVALGGPFPPLPFQPEGDDISAQIDRHRSYFPMFEHMVTMDPPDHTRARSVLSKLLTPSRLKQNEEFMWRLADRQLDEFLHNGECEFIAEYSKPFATLVIADLLGVPEDDHKEFRVVLGADRPESRVGALNQGSVGINPLEWLDEKFCSYIEDRRREPRNDVLTALATAKYPDGSTPEVIEVVRSATFLFAAGQETTAKLLSAALQVLGDRPDIQRQVRDDRSLIPAFIEESLRMESPVKSDSRLARKATRIGGVDIPAGTVVMVLPGAANRDPRRFENPHEFNLHRKNVREHMAFARGVHSCPGGPLARVEGRVSIERILDRMSHIEIDEAHHGPSAGRRYTYEPTYILRGLSELHLRFTTADAVASVR, via the coding sequence ATGAGCGACTACGACTCGATCGACTTCTTCACCGATCCGTCGCTGGTGCCCGATCCGCACCCCTACTTCGACTACCTGCGCGGCCAAAACCCGGTGCTGCGCCTGCCACACCACGGGGCCGTCGCCGTCACCGGCTACGAGGAAGCCTCCGAGGTCTACAAGGACGCCGACACGTTCTCCAACATCGTCGCGCTCGGCGGGCCGTTTCCGCCGCTGCCCTTTCAGCCCGAGGGCGACGACATCAGCGCCCAAATCGACCGGCACCGCAGTTATTTTCCGATGTTCGAGCACATGGTCACCATGGATCCGCCGGACCATACCCGGGCCCGGTCGGTGCTGAGCAAGCTGCTCACCCCGAGCCGGCTGAAGCAGAACGAGGAGTTCATGTGGCGCCTGGCCGATCGTCAGCTCGACGAGTTCCTGCACAACGGTGAGTGCGAGTTCATCGCCGAATATTCAAAGCCGTTCGCCACGTTGGTGATCGCCGACCTGCTCGGCGTGCCGGAGGACGATCACAAGGAGTTCCGCGTCGTTCTGGGCGCCGACCGTCCCGAGTCGCGGGTGGGCGCCCTGAACCAGGGGTCGGTCGGCATCAACCCGCTGGAGTGGCTCGACGAGAAGTTCTGCTCCTACATCGAGGACCGGCGACGCGAACCGCGCAACGACGTGCTCACCGCGCTCGCGACGGCGAAGTATCCGGACGGATCGACACCCGAGGTGATCGAGGTGGTCCGCTCGGCGACGTTCCTGTTCGCGGCCGGGCAGGAGACCACGGCCAAGCTGCTCAGCGCGGCGCTGCAGGTGCTCGGCGACCGGCCGGACATCCAGCGGCAGGTGCGTGACGACCGCAGCCTGATTCCCGCGTTCATCGAAGAATCGCTGCGCATGGAAAGCCCGGTCAAGAGCGACTCGCGGCTGGCCCGCAAGGCCACCCGCATCGGCGGTGTCGACATACCCGCCGGCACCGTGGTGATGGTGCTACCGGGCGCCGCCAATCGCGACCCGCGCCGGTTCGAGAACCCGCACGAGTTCAACCTCCACCGCAAGAACGTTCGCGAGCACATGGCCTTTGCCCGCGGCGTCCACTCCTGCCCCGGCGGACCGCTCGCCCGGGTGGAGGGCCGCGTCTCGATCGAGCGCATCCTGGATCGGATGTCGCACATCGAGATTGACGAGGCCCACCACGGCCCGAGCGCCGGCCGCCGCTACACCTACGAGCCGACGTATATCTTGCGTGGCTTGAGCGAACTGCACCTGAGGTTCACCACCGCCGACGCTGTCGCGTCCGTGCGCTGA